From a single Budorcas taxicolor isolate Tak-1 chromosome X, Takin1.1, whole genome shotgun sequence genomic region:
- the ASB12 gene encoding ankyrin repeat and SOCS box protein 12 — protein MDITKIFSILQPDEKEDTNTGEIQALNQAVYNNDSYTLDQLLCQERYKRFINSRSGWGVPGTPLRLAASYGHLSCLQVLLAHGADVDSLDVKAQTPLFTAVSHGHLDCVRVLLEAGACPGGSIYNNCSPVLTAARDGAVTILQELLRHGAEVNVKAKLPVWASNIASCSGPLYLAAVYGHLDCFRLLLLHGADPDYNCTDQHLLARVSRPRTLLEICLHHNCEPEYIRLLIDFGANIYLPSLSLDLNSQYDKGTALLVQARATPRSLLSQARLVIRRSLCHTSQPQAIDQLDIPPMLISYLKHQL, from the exons atggacatcaccaagaTCTTCTCCATCCTGCAACCTGATGAGAAGGAGGACACCAACACAGGAGAGATACAAGCTCTCAATCAAGCAGTGTACAACAATGATTCCTATACTTTGGACCAGCTTTTGTGCCAGGAGCGTTACAAAAGATTTATCAACAGTAGGAGTGGCTGGGGTGTCCCTGGGACACCCTTGCGCTTGGCTGCTTCTTATGGCCACCTTAGCTGCCTGCAGGTCCTCCTGGCACATGGTGCTGATGTTGATAGCTTAGATGTCAAGGCACAGACACCACTTTTTACCGCTGTCAGTCATGGCCATCTGGACTGCGTGCGTGTGCTTTTGGAAGCTGGTGCCTGTCCTGGTGGTAGCATCTACAACAACTGCTCTCCTGTGCTCACAGCTGCCCGTGATGGTGCTGTTACCATCCTGCAGGAGCTCCTGCGTCATGGTGCAGAGGTCAATGTCAAGGCAAAACTACCAGTCTGGGCATCAAACATAGCTTCATGTTCTGGCCCCCTCTATTTGGCTGCAGTCTATGGTCACCTTGATTGTTTCCGCCTGCTTTTGCTCCATGGGGCAGACCCTGACTACAACTGTACTGACCAGCACCTGTTGGCTCGAGTCTCACGGCCCCGCACCCTCCTTGAAATCTGCCTCCACCATAATTGTGAGCCAGAGTACATCCGGCTGTTAATTGATTTTGGTGCTAACATCTACCTTCCATCTCTCTCCCTGGACCTGAACTCGCAATATGATAAAGGCACTGCATTGCTGGTACAGGCCCGAG CCACTCCACGGTCACTACTATCACAGGCTCGTTTAGTTATCCGCAGATCCCTGTGCCACACCAGCCAGCCACAGGCCATCGACCAGCTGGATATTCCCCCCATGTTGATTAGCTACCTCAAACACCAACTGTAA